From a region of the Roseivirga sp. 4D4 genome:
- the hpf gene encoding ribosome hibernation-promoting factor, HPF/YfiA family, whose translation MKVQVQSIHFDADAKLIDFIQKKLDKLDTYYDRTIDAEVILKLNNEGIENKTVEIKLNVPGDQLFANKTNGSFEAATDHCAEALRRQIKKHKDKLVAH comes from the coding sequence ATGAAAGTACAAGTTCAATCAATCCACTTCGATGCAGATGCAAAGCTCATTGATTTCATCCAGAAGAAATTAGATAAGTTGGATACCTATTATGATAGGACTATTGATGCTGAAGTAATACTTAAACTCAATAATGAGGGGATTGAGAATAAGACAGTGGAAATTAAACTAAATGTACCAGGTGACCAGCTTTTTGCGAACAAGACCAATGGGTCTTTTGAAGCTGCCACCGATCATTGTGCTGAAGCCCTGAGGCGGCAAATCAAAAAGCACAAGGATAAATTAGTAGCACACTAA
- a CDS encoding tyrosine-type recombinase/integrase — translation MLVLCVIRSADMVDSFLKYISFEKRYSKHTVSSYQNDLGQFRSFIQDKFQADQLSEATQLMIRSWVLSLMDANISARSVNRKIASLRSYFKFLLKREEIKKDPTSKIRSLKIDKELPSFADEAEFSTFLDSVVFPDSFEGRRDQVILEMLYGTGIRLAELLGLKVSDINESQSTIKVLGKRNKERVIPISNALSELVKSYVDEKNHVFSHDLNSYLIVNKDGGQAYSMLIYRTVKKYLSQVSSIDKKSPHALRHSFATHLLNKGADLNAVKDLLGHSSLAATQVYTHNSLEKLKSVFDQAHPKA, via the coding sequence ATGTTAGTACTGTGTGTAATACGCAGTGCTGACATGGTAGATTCTTTCCTGAAATACATATCATTCGAGAAACGTTACAGCAAGCACACTGTAAGTTCCTACCAAAACGATCTCGGACAATTTCGTTCCTTTATTCAAGACAAGTTTCAAGCTGACCAACTCAGTGAGGCGACTCAGTTGATGATACGCTCATGGGTATTATCGCTTATGGATGCTAATATTTCGGCCAGAAGTGTCAATAGAAAGATTGCTAGTCTTAGGTCTTATTTCAAGTTCTTGCTAAAACGAGAGGAAATCAAGAAGGACCCGACTTCTAAGATTCGATCATTGAAGATCGACAAAGAGTTACCAAGCTTCGCTGACGAAGCTGAATTCTCAACTTTTTTAGATAGTGTTGTTTTCCCAGACTCATTTGAAGGAAGGAGAGATCAGGTAATTCTCGAGATGCTTTATGGCACGGGTATAAGACTTGCTGAATTACTTGGATTGAAAGTTTCAGATATCAACGAAAGTCAATCGACAATTAAGGTGCTTGGCAAACGGAATAAGGAAAGAGTCATTCCAATCTCGAATGCTTTAAGCGAGTTAGTAAAAAGTTATGTCGATGAGAAAAATCATGTGTTTTCTCATGACCTAAACTCATATTTAATCGTAAACAAAGACGGAGGGCAGGCATACTCGATGTTGATATACAGAACCGTTAAGAAGTATTTAAGTCAAGTCTCATCAATAGATAAGAAAAGCCCTCATGCATTACGCCATTCATTTGCGACTCACCTGTTGAACAAAGGAGCCGATTTGAATGCGGTTAAGGATTTATTAGGCCATAGTAGTTTGGCAGCAACACAAGTTTATACACACAATTCACTAGAAAAATTGAAGTCTGTTTTTGATCAGGCTCATCCTAAAGCATAA
- the rpsU gene encoding 30S ribosomal protein S21, whose amino-acid sequence MIIINVKENESIDKALKRFKKKFEKTGVLKELRSRTAYEKPSVSRRTEKIKAAYKQKMYAKENY is encoded by the coding sequence ATGATCATCATTAATGTAAAAGAAAACGAGTCTATTGATAAAGCCCTTAAGCGTTTCAAGAAGAAATTCGAGAAAACTGGAGTACTAAAAGAGCTTAGATCTAGAACTGCGTACGAAAAGCCTTCTGTCAGTCGAAGAACTGAAAAAATTAAGGCGGCCTACAAGCAAAAGATGTACGCCAAAGAAAACTACTAA
- a CDS encoding acyl-CoA dehydrogenase, protein MDFEMNENQSMIADMIRDFGEKEITPHRNRWDDDQEFPIHIFKKFGELGLMGVLVPQEYGGSGFGYHEYITVVSEVAKLDPGIGLSVAAHNSLCTGHILQFGSAAQKEKWLPKLATAEWIGAWGLTEPNTGSDAGNMRTTAKKDGDHWVINGTKNWITHGKSGDVAVVIVRTGETGDSHGMTAFVVERGTPGFKAGKKEDKLGMRSSETAEMIFEDCRIPAENMLGNEGEGFIQAMKILDGGRISIAALSLGIAEGAFNEALKYAQEREQFNQPIFNFQGISFKLADMATKIEAATLLTHQAAQLKNEGKPMTKESAMAKYHASECAVECATEAVQIFGGYGYTKDYPVEKYYRDSKLCTIGEGTSEIQKLVIARQILS, encoded by the coding sequence ATGGATTTCGAGATGAATGAAAACCAATCAATGATCGCTGATATGATCAGAGATTTCGGTGAGAAAGAGATAACCCCACATAGAAATCGGTGGGATGATGATCAAGAGTTTCCGATTCACATTTTCAAAAAGTTTGGTGAACTCGGATTAATGGGTGTTCTGGTACCACAAGAGTATGGAGGCTCTGGTTTTGGTTATCATGAATACATCACGGTAGTATCTGAAGTTGCCAAGTTAGACCCCGGTATAGGTTTATCCGTTGCCGCTCATAATTCACTTTGTACAGGTCATATATTACAATTTGGCTCGGCTGCTCAGAAGGAGAAGTGGCTGCCGAAATTGGCCACCGCTGAATGGATTGGTGCTTGGGGCTTGACTGAACCAAACACTGGCTCCGATGCTGGAAATATGAGAACCACAGCCAAAAAGGATGGTGATCACTGGGTTATTAATGGCACGAAGAATTGGATTACACATGGTAAGTCGGGAGATGTTGCTGTAGTGATCGTTAGGACAGGTGAAACCGGTGATTCTCATGGAATGACTGCCTTTGTGGTGGAAAGGGGCACGCCAGGATTCAAGGCTGGTAAGAAAGAAGATAAATTGGGAATGCGTTCTTCAGAGACGGCCGAAATGATCTTTGAAGATTGCCGCATTCCTGCTGAGAACATGCTTGGCAATGAGGGTGAGGGCTTTATTCAGGCTATGAAGATATTGGATGGTGGAAGAATTTCTATTGCCGCCCTTAGTTTAGGTATCGCGGAAGGCGCTTTTAACGAGGCATTGAAATATGCCCAAGAAAGAGAGCAATTCAATCAGCCCATCTTTAATTTTCAGGGAATTTCTTTCAAATTGGCTGATATGGCCACTAAGATTGAAGCGGCTACACTATTGACTCATCAGGCGGCTCAACTCAAAAATGAAGGAAAGCCAATGACCAAAGAGTCAGCCATGGCCAAGTATCATGCCTCTGAATGTGCCGTAGAGTGCGCCACAGAGGCCGTACAGATTTTTGGAGGTTATGGGTATACGAAAGACTATCCAGTGGAGAAGTACTACAGAGATTCGAAACTTTGCACGATCGGTGAAGGGACTTCTGAGATTCAGAAACTGGTAATTGCACGACAGATTTTGAGCTAA